The DNA window AAGATTATATCATTCTGTTTTGTATAAGCTATTTTTTGACTATCCGGTGACCAACTTATATATATGCCTAAACCTTCACTAAATTGATCAATAAGTGTAACGGTACCATCCATTAAGTGTAGAACATATAGAATCTCACTTTTTCCTACAATGGCTATTTTATTACTGTCGGGTGACCAAAAAGGAATCGAAAAGGATTCTCCTAAACCATTTGTAATTTTTCTATTATCCCCATTCGTAGGGTTATATAACCATAAATCATAGATTCCTCCTACCTTAGATACATAGGCAATTAAACCTCGCCCCCCAGGTGGAGCATAAGGAATGAATAACCTCATCCCAGGGAATATAGTATTGGACGGAAGGTTGTTCACCTCTCTAATCAGCTCAGGTTTACTTTGCCCATTTGTTATTACGTTATAACGACTAGCAATTTGAAATAGTGTATCCCCAGGTTGAACAACGTAATAAGGGTTGCCTGGTGGAACTTTCAAAAGCTGACCACTTTGAATGATAAATGGAGGAAAAAGTTGATTTGCTTCGATGATAACGGATTGTGGGACACCAAAAAATTGAGCAATTTCAAAAACAGTATCCCCTGGCCTTACTCGTATGACATCAACTCCAGGAGGAACGGAAAGTTGCTGACCAACATAAATCGTGTAAGGTGCTTTCAAATTATTTGCAGCAATAAGGGACTCAACTGGAATCTTCCATCGGCTTGCAATCTGATCTATCGTATCCTTGGGGCGGACGGTGTAAAAAATTTGCATTTTTATCCCTCCAAAATAAAATTTAATTTTAGAACAGTAGTGATTCCCTTTTCTCCGTTCGTATTTAACCGAATACTATAACCTATCCCAGGAAGAAGTGGATGGTGCATGTCTGTATTAATTTATATCCTCTTTTCGAGGATTTTACTGTTGTTATTTGGCATATAAATTTGCGGTGAAGCGAGTCAGACGAGACCCCGCAGGTTCAGCCGAGGAGGCTCGTCAGATATCCCGATGAAAGCAAGCGGATTCTCCCCAATAACAAACATGTAGTTAAAGAAAGTGGTAGAAACAATTTGAATTCGATGATCCATTTCGTTAACAGCTAAATCAATTTCGACCATTCCCATACGAAATATAAATGTTACACTGAAAATAGTAATATTTTAAAAATTCTTTATTTATTAGGAACTGCAAACAATAAAGAAGGGAAAAGGAATTGTAAAGATGCACAAATATAACTTCTTAGAAGGCATATTATTTCTTTCTACCGCTTTCAATGAAAAAAAGCTTAGGCGCGAACTACAAGGAAAAACCATCCTTATTACTGGTGCGAGCTCTGGAATAGGAAAAGAGCTAGCATATTTATTAGCAAACATAAATGTACATATGATCTTAGTGGCTAGACGAGAGGAGCAGCTTTTAACGATTAAAAAGGAACTAGAAAAAGGAGAAGCCAAAGTCAGTGTCTTTCGTGCTGATCTAAGAAACAGCGAAGAAATGGAACGTTTATTGGCGTTCGTTCATCAGCTACCGGGAGGCATAGACATCGTAGTTAGCAACGCAGGATTATCCATACATCGCCCCATCAGCAAATCTTTGGACCGTTATCATGATTTTACTCGTACGATGGCGATCAATTACTTTGCACCCGTTCAATTACTATTGTCCGTTATCCCTTTACTTGAGAAAAATAAAGGTCATGTGATCAACGTATCTACAATAAACGCATTGTTAATCCCAATACCATATTGGGCTGCATATCAAGCATCTAAATCTGCTTTTGACACGTGGTTTCGATCCTCCACACCTGAATTAAATGTACTGGGAATATTGACCACATCCATATACCTGCCATTAGTGAGGACTCCGATGATTGAGCCCACTGCCTCCTATCAAGATGTACCGGCAATGAGCTCAATCCATGTGGCGAAAATTATTGCTAGATCCATGTACACGAAAAGAAAAATATACAAGCCCTGGTGGTTAATTTTCGGACAGTTGGGGTCCTTATTTGGTCGAGGTTTATGGGAGATTTTCATTCCAAAGATGTTAAGAAAAGAGAGGGAGAAAATGCATGATCGTTAAACTGTTACAAGTATTACATAAGATCAACCTACTCTCTCCGTTTGGACTGTATCGATTCATTTCTTCTATATATAAAGAAGGTATAAACATTATGCTTTTGTTAAACATTGCAGAAAGAACATATGGCGATAAAATCGCGTTAGTGGATGGGAATGAAACCTTGAGCTATAAGCAATTATCCGCCCAATGTCAAAAGCTCTCTATGGTTTTGAAAGAGAGTTATAACATACAAGAGGGACATCGAGTCGCTTTTTTATGTAAAAACCACGTATCCTTAGTTCAATCTATTTTTGCTGTTTCTCGTCTAGGAGCTGACATCTATTTACTCAATTCGGAAATGAGCAAATCGCAATTTAATCAATTAGTAGAAGAGCATCATTTTAACTTACTAGTATATGATTATGAATTAAATGCTTACATGGAAGAATCACCATATAGTAAAGCAAATATCCTAAGTTATCATGACACCTTGCCAGCTATAAATAATTTACTCCATACAACTGTTGCTAAAAATCAAAAAATCCTAAGGTCTTCCACGAGTAAAATTATCCTGCTAACCAGCGGTACTACAGGAAAATCTAAAGAGGTTACTCATAAACCCTCTATATTAAATTTTTTAAATCCATTTTCAACATTACTGAACAGATTAAATCTATTAACTTACAATACTGCCTATATCGCTACACCTATCTATCACGGCTATGGCATTGCGATATTATTTTCATTTATTGCATTAGGAAAAAAAGTGGTGATAAATGATCGATTTAATGCTGAAAACGCATGTCGTCTCATTCGTGAACACAATGTGGAGGTTATTACTGTAGTACCGTTAATGATACATAAAATGTTACAAACGAGTGTTGAAGATTTAAAATCTCTTGTTTGCATCGCTTCTGGCGGTGCCAAGCTTAATCCGAAACTTGTCGAAGAGGTTTCTCGCAAATTAGGAGATGTCTTGTACAATCTGTATGGTACTTCAGAAGCCGGTTTAAATATAATCGCCACACCCCAGGATTTAAAGTACTCCACCCACACAATTGGAAAAGAGATTAAAGGTGTTCAAATAAAAATAGTCCATCACAATAAAGAAGTGGAGGACGGTAAGATTGGGCAATTTTATATTAAAAATAAATGGTCCATGAAAAATGGTCAAAGTCCGTGGATCAAAACCGGCGATCTTGGTTACCGAGACTCTAATGGATATTACTTTTTATGTGGAAGAACGGATGATATGGTCGTTTCAGCAGGAGTCAATATTTACCCAATTGACGTCGAACAAGTATTGATTCACCATCCTTTCATAGAAGATGTGGCCGTTATAGGAATTAGTGACGAAAAATACGGGCAAACATTGAAAGCATTTATTCAACCTCGTGCAAATGAGAGTCTCCACAAAGAAGCATTGATCGACTGGTTACGTCCAAGAGTGGCAAAATTTCAATTACCAAAGGATATCGTCTTCGTTCATCAATTACCATATACAGCTTTGGGGAAAATTGATAAGAAACGACTTGGATAATGGAACTGTATTGTACTGTGAAACTAACTCAAAACCTTGAAATTATTGCTTTATTTGTATATATCAACAACAAAATTTAACATAGTCAAACACAGAAAAACCACCTCTCTTCTAATCTAAGAAGTGGTTTTTCATCTATAAAAATGGATCAAACACCGGATTTAAAAAATTCAATTCAATATATATATTAAAGTTTATTGTCTCTGCGAGGGCGCTTCATCATGCTTGACTAAAATAATTCATAAAATGGATGCTGTATTTATTTTATGTCGATCAAAGAATTCATCTTATGTGTCGTGTGATCGACGTGGAATGACCTTAAAAATCATCGACATCGAATAAATAAATGATCCAATGATGATTAGAACAACACTATTACGATGGTCTATGCATCCATTACCTTGGCATACTATGTACTAGATCTATAGAAAGGAGGTATTATCGATGGGTATTCGTCCTGTGAGATTTCTTTATGTAGCAAATGATGGCGATAGCACGGTAGAAATTTATGATATTACCACGCCTACCACTCCTGTACGTCTAGGGCAGTTTGGTGCAGGAGATTTAAATAATCCTCAAGGATTGGTTATTACAGGTACCACGCTTTATGTATCAAATTTTGGCGATAGCACGGTAGAAATTTATGATATTTCCATTCCTAGCACTCCTGTACGTCAAGGGCAGTTTGGTACAGGAGATTTAAGTTTACCTTTCGGATTGGTTATTACAGGTACCACGCTTTATGTATCAAATGTTAGTGATAACACGGTAGAAATTTATGATATTACCACGCCTACCGCTCCTGTACGTCAAGGGCAGTTTGGTGCAGCAGATTTAAGTGGTCCTGATGCGTTGGCAATTACAGGCACCACTCTTTATGTAGCAAATTTTGGTGATGATACGGTAGAAATTTATGATATTACCACGCCTACCGCTCCTGTACGTCAAGGGAGGTTTGGTGCAGGAGATTTAAATAATCCTCGCGGATTGGCGATTACAGGCACCACTCTTTATGTAGTAAATCAAGGTGATGATACGGTAGAAATTTATGATATTTCCACGCCTATCGCACCTATACGTCAAGGGCAGTTTGGTGCAACAGATTTAAGTGTTCCTAACGGATTGGTTATTACGGGTACCACGCTTTATGTATCAAATGACGGTGATGACACGGTAGAAATTTATAATATTACCAATCCTTCCGCTCCTATGCGTGTAGGCGAGTTTAATGCAGGAAATTTAAATAATCCTGTCGGAATGGCAATTTTTACGCTTTTAGTCTAGAGAGGGATGTGTCCAAGATACACGTAAAAATAGGATATAGCATGAAAAAACCTTTATAGATAAGGTAATGAATGATAACTTGCAGAAAAACCACTCATTTATTTAGGGTTTTCCTATTCGAAGAATGATTCGATTAGTAAGATTTCTAAATCTAGTAAAGAATTGTATGGAGTATACAAAACTAGTTAACATAAGACAATTTTAGGAAGTAACCAAAAATGCCAATCCTTTGGTAGATAAGGGATTGGCGTTTGTTCATTTTTTATCGTTTATGCAGGATTTTATAAATCGTTGATACATCAACGTTTCCCTTCTCTGAGGAAGCCTTACAACTGTATAAAAAAAGCTAGTTTAAATACTGAATTGACACCCCACTCTTTACATCATACTCATACGTCTCTTTTGCTCAGGCCGAAGTAAGTCTTCCACAAATCATGGAACGTTTAGGACATAAAGATGAAGACACAACAAAAAATGTGTATTTACATGTAACAAAAGATATGAAAAAAGAGGCTTCCCAAAAGTTCAAAGAACTCATGGAAAACCTCTAATATTAGACCCATACCCCAGAAAATGTTACCCATTTGTTACCCCTGGTTTTTTTCCAGAGTATATTAAGGTCTATAATCCCTGCCGTTATAGGATTGTTGAGCATTGATTACATCACATCATATGGCGATAAATTTTCGCAATAAGTGATGTTCAGGTGATGAGTTATTTATTATCATAACGTACTAAGCCGTAGTTCATAAAAATACTGCACAATTGGATGCTTTAACTTCATCTTCTCGGTCATGTTTAAAATTCGTTTTTTTCCAACCCGTCTGTCCACCAAAGCTAGAATATTCAATAGGATATCATCGCTCTCTATGCTTTCCTCTATAGAAGTGGATAAAAACTTATTAGCTACAACGATAAAATTTGATTTACTTAACGATGACTGCGCTGACAAAAGCTCCTTTGCATATTCTGATAATTTTCTCCCCCTTGCAATTACTTGTAGACGATCCTCCGGAACTATCCCCTTGGTTTCTTTTCTTACCGTTTCAATTTCCTCATTGCTGATAGGAATTTGGATATCTGAATCATTCTTAATTTCCAACTCCGTCTGATACCATCTGATTAAGGTAGTTATATCACTCATATTGAGTACATTCTTTTTATCTACCGCAATATAACAAAGTCCTGCTTTATCAGGTAAATAACGGTAGCCGGTTGCACGGTATTCAACCCTTCCATGTAATGCAGGACAGAGAAAACTCTCCAGATTTTGCTTCAATTTACTCCAGGCCATGTAATTCTCCTTAATTTTTATATTATAAATATTTATTGAGGCAATCGATCGATTCATACTAAATACAAGGTTTAAGTGTGATTTGAATTTCTGATGAAACAATAACTATAAGTAATATGAACATTCGGTTTAAGACAACAATATTATTTAAAAAGATATATCGAGTATATCACATCAATATTAATCATCCCTACCACAAATAAGAGGTGACCAACAGGGTCACCTCCTTTGTGTAGGACTCGAACAAATCATGGATAACCCGGCCATTCAGATGATCAAATCACCAAGAATGTCTATCTTCCGTGACAAAAGAAATGAAAAAAGAAGCTTCCCAATAGTTTGCACAACTAATGAGAAGCCTCAATTATAATCCACTATGTTAGCATTTCACTTTCACATTACATACAAACCCTATATATCAAGGGTTGCAGCGGCTTAAATGGGTACGATTTGTCTTGAAAGGCAGAAACTAAGGTTACGAGCCTATCATACCCAACTCTCTTTAAACAATATTGATTCCGGCACTGCCAAACCCTATAATATCCGTACGAAGATTGGCTGTTGGGATAGTGCGAGTTGATGTTGCAAAAAAGACCGTCAATAAACGGGTTCCCTCTACGATAGGTATACTTAGATCTTTGATAATGCCGGGTATAGTCGTTTCAACTGGAGTGTTACGAGTAATGCCTGTATCAAATGTGATCAATGTGTCTGGAAGTGCCTGAAATGTATCGGTCCCTGGAGGTGCAGCAAAAATTTGTGCGTGAACCGTTACAGTTACATCAAAATCGATTTCATTATTTTCATTACTTGGTCCGGAATAGCTATAAAATGCAGAAACAGCTGTGATTGTTCCGTCGCGCGGGACAGGAAAAGCTACGTTAGGGCTTAACGCAGAAGGGTTAATAAAAAACGTATCTTCACTAATAAAACCAGTACCATTTGCCCCAAAGCCGATCGTCGAAGAAAAAAAAGTGTTACCAAATTGGTTTGTAGACACTTCGATTGTTGTTCCTGATGCGAGGGGAATGATCGCACCGTTGGATAGCCTTATACCCAAAAAATCCACTCCTTATTATTTGTCCCTACTAATACAGTATGAAAAGATTGACAAAATGTAAGGGCAGATTGAGTATTTTTCGCCATTAAGCTACGTATCGCATAGTCCCATTGATGTTTTTATGGCGCATCATCTTCTGTATAGCAAAGGCTGTCATACCACTCATGGCTAATCTATGGCAAAAAGAATGTCTAAAAGTATGTGCTTACACACGAACATCTTTAAAATTCATGAGTCTCTAAGTTGTTAAACAGTTGTGTTATTGAATTATCCGTCATCTGTGTATTATCACGCTTCAAGAATACATATTCATTCCCTTATACAAAATGATTCTTACAAAAACAAGTAGCCACGATAACTAAAATAACTCTTCTCCTTGCGACTTAAACTCCGATAGTAAGCTAATATCTGATATATCTGTTCATCTGTAAAAACATATTCGGTTTATTCCCTCTCTCTTGACAATCTAGTAAATAATTACGTACATGATGATGACCAACCTCTTCAATGTTAATGACACCTTGTTCTAGACAATAGTTGATAAACTGTCCTAAAGTCATCTCATAGTTCTTAATGTTTGTCTGGGTTATGTTCTTAAACTTTCTGTCAGCTAAAAAGTCTTGATAAGCAAATTTCAACAGCATAAAAAATAACCACCTCTCTAATTTTGAGAAGTGGTTATATCTTTACTAATTAATTGTGAATTACACAGCTTCACAGAAAGCGATGTAAAAAGAATTACCTCATTCCGCCCATCACTCAAGTCTAAAAATGAGGACAAATATATCTTCTATTCCCCAGTTAAATAAGGTTTTCATATAAATACTGTTCATATCTATATACGCAATAACAAAAAAAAGTGGTTAAAAAAGTGGTCAAATTCTTTCTTACATTATCGATATGGATTCCATAGATGAACTGTTGTGCGGATGATATACCGGCCTGTTTTTAAATGTCATACAGTCCATGAAAACCTTGAATTAAGGGTACATGCAGATAAAGTTTATCATGTGATTTCATGTTTTATCTTAAAAATTGGGGTATTCTCAAAATAACGTGTGATATCAACTATTTGATGGTACTCCTATCTAATACTAGTATGCAAATTAATGCATTTAAAAGCAGGTTAATGAGGCTAGTTTGGGGCTAATATTGGGGCTAAAAAAAACAAAAATGGCGGCGTATGTACAGGAATGTGTAATTGTGATTGGGGTAAAATAAAAAGCACCTAGTTAGAGGTGCTTTAAAATATTCTATACAGTAGCAAGCATTTCGTTTTCTAGTTCGTCTTTAAAGCGTTTAGATATTATTGAGTTTTTTCCGCTTATATCCAATTAAAGACCAGAAAAATTCTTTTATCTTGATCCAAATGCCAACTCCTCTTGATGCAGATTGACATTTATCTTTAAAATCAAACGGAATAATTTGTCTGTATGGGGGGGGAGGAAGTTGTGCGCCTCGATCTTCAGTAAATGGAACGTCTACTGGCTGTCCTGATGCATCCCTCTGATTTCTAAGAGTGTTGATGACAGCTATACCTACTGCCTTGCCTAGTCTCAATCCCTCACTGATATCGGAAGGAAAATGGACGCCTGCATATAAGCGGGATATGGCATTTTCTTCGGCTAGTTGCTGTAGACGGTCTGATTCAGCAGGAAAGAAATAACTTAATACCGTGGCAGCAGCACCAGAAGCAATTGCATGTCCAGATAAATAGGTTGGGTGGCGTGGGGTGCAGAGCAACGGTACGAAGTTAGGACCCATTTGAACTGGACGGGCTACGTCATAACGATACTTGACATCCCAACAAACAACTAAAGCGTCCTGTATGGCAGCTTGCGTAGCAGCCAATATACGTGCTGCACGAGGAGATGAGATAGAGATGGGTGGAATGCCTGTCCTATAAACTGTATAGGTATCAATTAATCGGTCAATAATGGGAGTCCATTGCTTTGTTACGGCGCCCGTTCCCCAATAAACTGCTATTTTTTTTTGTTTTAGTGTAAGGGTTTGTGCAGTACGTTTTACTAATTCTAATTCAGCTAGCCAATCAATTGTGTTTGGGTCTGTTACCTGTGGCAGCGGGTTTCCCTTTAGGTCCGTAAACCAGCCGTTATCTCGCTTTAGATAAAAGAGCGGCCAGGAACCAGCTAAAGGTTCCTCTGGATTTTGAGGGGGCTTATTCTCTCCATTATATGGCACCTTCGACCAACGTGGATAATTAAATCGCATATTGTTTTCACCTCCCTTCGTTAACTGCTTTATGTTATTATACTCACAAGAAATAGATTTGGATTGGACAAATTTACTAATAATATATTGATAGAAGCGGGTGTGGGAGTAAAGGAGATTCAGCAGCGCTTAGGCCATACAGACATAAACACAACAATGAATATCTACGCTCATATGACAGCCAATATGGAAGAAAAGGCCTCTCACCAGTTCAGTAAACTGATGAAAGACCTTCTCTAATAAAATGAACTTTTAGTTTATGAAATGAGCATCTTTTTACTCACTATGAGCAAATGTATGAGCATTTATCTTTCTTCTACCTAAAAACCCCTATATATCAAGGCTTTATGATTTTTATTACATCATGCCGCCCATTCCACCCATATCAGGCATGCCCATTCCTGCGCCGCCTTTTTCTGGAATGTCTGCTACTACTGCTTCTGTAGTTAAGAATAGTGCAGCTACAGATGCAGCGTTTTGAAGTGCTGAACGAGTTACTTTCGTTGGATCCACGATTCCTGCTTCAATCATGTTTACCCATGTACCGTTCGCTGCGTTGAAACCGATACCGATTTCTTCGCGTTTTAGACGGTCCACTACGATGGAGCCTTCAAGACCCGCATTGTTTGCGATTTGACGAACTGGCTCTTCTAATGCACGAAGTACAATTTTTAGACCAGTTGCTACATCGCCTTCTTTTGTTTCAGCTAATTCAGCTACTTTGTTGTATACATTTACTAGTGCAGTACCACCACCAGAAACGATACCTTCTTCTACAGCTGCGCGAGTTGCGTTTAGTGCATCTTCAATACGAAGTTTGCGTTCTTTCAATTCTGTTTCCGTTGCTGCTCCAACTTTCACTACTGCTACACCACCAGCAAGTTTAGCAAGGCGTTCTTGTAGTTTTTCTTTGTCGAATTCAGAAGTTGTTTCTTCTAATTGCACACGGATTTGACCTACGCGGCTAGCGATACGATCTGAATCTCCGTTACCTTCAACGATTGTTGTGTTGTCTTTTGTTACAACAACTTTCGAAGCACGTCCAAGTTGTGTAATGTCTGTAGATTTTAATTCTAATCCTAAGTCTTCTGTAATTACTTCAGCGCCAGTTAGGATTGCGATATCTTCCAGCATTGCTTTACGACGGTCTCCGAATCCTGGAGCTTTAACAGCTACAGCATTGAATGTTCCGCGAAGTTTGTTTACAACTAGAGTAGCTAACGCTTCCCCTTCTACGTCCTCAGAGATTAGTAAAAGTGGTTTACCTTGTTGTACAACTTGCTCAAGTACAGGAAGAATTTCTTGAATGCTTGAGATTTTTTTATCTGTAATTAAGATATATGGATTGTCTAAAATAGCTTCCATTTTATCTGAATCTGTTACCATATATGGAGATGCATATCCACGATCGAATTGCATACCTTCTACTACGTCAAGCTCTGTAGTGAAGCCTTTAGACTCTTCGATTGTGATAACTCCGTCGTTCCCAACGCGTTCCATTGCTTCCGCGATTAGTTCACCAACTTCAGAATCACCAGAAGAAATAGCAGCAACTTGAGCAATTGACTCTTTGCCTTCGATTTGTTTAGAAATTGCTTTCAATTCTGTTACTGCTGCTGCAACTGCAAGATCGATCCCTTTGCGGATTCCTACAGGATTTGCGCCAGCTGTTACGTTTTTC is part of the Psychrobacillus sp. FSL H8-0483 genome and encodes:
- a CDS encoding SDR family NAD(P)-dependent oxidoreductase; translation: MHKYNFLEGILFLSTAFNEKKLRRELQGKTILITGASSGIGKELAYLLANINVHMILVARREEQLLTIKKELEKGEAKVSVFRADLRNSEEMERLLAFVHQLPGGIDIVVSNAGLSIHRPISKSLDRYHDFTRTMAINYFAPVQLLLSVIPLLEKNKGHVINVSTINALLIPIPYWAAYQASKSAFDTWFRSSTPELNVLGILTTSIYLPLVRTPMIEPTASYQDVPAMSSIHVAKIIARSMYTKRKIYKPWWLIFGQLGSLFGRGLWEIFIPKMLRKEREKMHDR
- a CDS encoding AMP-binding protein, coding for MIVKLLQVLHKINLLSPFGLYRFISSIYKEGINIMLLLNIAERTYGDKIALVDGNETLSYKQLSAQCQKLSMVLKESYNIQEGHRVAFLCKNHVSLVQSIFAVSRLGADIYLLNSEMSKSQFNQLVEEHHFNLLVYDYELNAYMEESPYSKANILSYHDTLPAINNLLHTTVAKNQKILRSSTSKIILLTSGTTGKSKEVTHKPSILNFLNPFSTLLNRLNLLTYNTAYIATPIYHGYGIAILFSFIALGKKVVINDRFNAENACRLIREHNVEVITVVPLMIHKMLQTSVEDLKSLVCIASGGAKLNPKLVEEVSRKLGDVLYNLYGTSEAGLNIIATPQDLKYSTHTIGKEIKGVQIKIVHHNKEVEDGKIGQFYIKNKWSMKNGQSPWIKTGDLGYRDSNGYYFLCGRTDDMVVSAGVNIYPIDVEQVLIHHPFIEDVAVIGISDEKYGQTLKAFIQPRANESLHKEALIDWLRPRVAKFQLPKDIVFVHQLPYTALGKIDKKRLG
- the groL gene encoding chaperonin GroEL (60 kDa chaperone family; promotes refolding of misfolded polypeptides especially under stressful conditions; forms two stacked rings of heptamers to form a barrel-shaped 14mer; ends can be capped by GroES; misfolded proteins enter the barrel where they are refolded when GroES binds), with product MAKEIKFSEDARSAMLRGVDKLADAVKVTLGPKGRNVVLEKKFGSPLITNDGVTIAKDIELEDAFENMGAKLVAEVASKTNDIAGDGTTTATVLAQSMIREGLKNVTAGANPVGIRKGIDLAVAAAVTELKAISKQIEGKESIAQVAAISSGDSEVGELIAEAMERVGNDGVITIEESKGFTTELDVVEGMQFDRGYASPYMVTDSDKMEAILDNPYILITDKKISSIQEILPVLEQVVQQGKPLLLISEDVEGEALATLVVNKLRGTFNAVAVKAPGFGDRRKAMLEDIAILTGAEVITEDLGLELKSTDITQLGRASKVVVTKDNTTIVEGNGDSDRIASRVGQIRVQLEETTSEFDKEKLQERLAKLAGGVAVVKVGAATETELKERKLRIEDALNATRAAVEEGIVSGGGTALVNVYNKVAELAETKEGDVATGLKIVLRALEEPVRQIANNAGLEGSIVVDRLKREEIGIGFNAANGTWVNMIEAGIVDPTKVTRSALQNAASVAALFLTTEAVVADIPEKGGAGMGMPDMGGMGGMM
- a CDS encoding beta-propeller fold lactonase family protein — its product is MGIRPVRFLYVANDGDSTVEIYDITTPTTPVRLGQFGAGDLNNPQGLVITGTTLYVSNFGDSTVEIYDISIPSTPVRQGQFGTGDLSLPFGLVITGTTLYVSNVSDNTVEIYDITTPTAPVRQGQFGAADLSGPDALAITGTTLYVANFGDDTVEIYDITTPTAPVRQGRFGAGDLNNPRGLAITGTTLYVVNQGDDTVEIYDISTPIAPIRQGQFGATDLSVPNGLVITGTTLYVSNDGDDTVEIYNITNPSAPMRVGEFNAGNLNNPVGMAIFTLLV
- a CDS encoding vanadium-dependent haloperoxidase, translating into MRFNYPRWSKVPYNGENKPPQNPEEPLAGSWPLFYLKRDNGWFTDLKGNPLPQVTDPNTIDWLAELELVKRTAQTLTLKQKKIAVYWGTGAVTKQWTPIIDRLIDTYTVYRTGIPPISISSPRAARILAATQAAIQDALVVCWDVKYRYDVARPVQMGPNFVPLLCTPRHPTYLSGHAIASGAAATVLSYFFPAESDRLQQLAEENAISRLYAGVHFPSDISEGLRLGKAVGIAVINTLRNQRDASGQPVDVPFTEDRGAQLPPPPYRQIIPFDFKDKCQSASRGVGIWIKIKEFFWSLIGYKRKKLNNI